GCCGTGAAGGCATTCCCGAATCGAGGGCTGGGACGTATAAACCGACACTACCATTACGGCGAGAAACTGGATACTACGCGGACAGCGGTGGTTTCAGTGACTCGTTCGATGGCGGAAAACCACGATTGCTGATATCCCTCGTGCTACTCGTTCTGCGGTCGTTCCGGCGATTTGGAGGCAGTCGGTTCGTGACCGGACAGACACACCAGGTTCTCCCGCCCCAGACGAAGTTTCGTCACCTGACCGTCCTCCTCGAGATCCGCGAGGAGTCGACTAACTTTCGCTTTCGACCAGTCGACGGCGTTGACGATTTCCGACTGTTTCATCCGGCCTCCGTTCTCAGTGATAAGCTGACGGACTCTCTCTCGATCGGTCAGGAACTCGTCGGTGGACGCACCGTCATCGCCCGTCTTCGCCAGCGAGTTCGCCTCCTCGAGTCGGTTTCGGAGCGCGAGAACACCCCCGAGAACTGCCAGTGCAACGATCCCGGCCAGCGCTGCGAGGTGGGGCCCCCACTGGAGCTGCAGGGGAGCCACCGACTGGGCGGGACCCGCGGCCTCCGCGACGATTGACGACGCGAACGCGATGGATGGAAGTGTTCGGAGGGTCATGGCAACTGGGATGGTGTGACCTCGCTCACGGTTCTCCCGTCCTGTACCGTCGTGACCGCTCTACAAAGTATTTCTTATAAGACATGTTGTGTTACTGTGTTGTCTGTATCTCAGACCGGCTGGAACATTCGATCGGCCAACCGGCGGGGTATTTCGGCGTCATTCGCGTTCAGAGTCCCCCTACCGTTCCCGCCGGCAGTGGATTCCTCTCGGTGATACGGTCATCTTTCATTGGTCTGGCACGCAGTTGTCTGAGCGCGCGAATAAACACGCTCGGACGTTCGCAACTATTATCGCGAGTTACACCCGGATTTACGAACTAAGTTATCGTTTCGACGATCGTCTGTACGGACTAGATGAAGTCAGCCGTGACTTTGTCCACTATTCTTATTAGCATCGAGACCTGATAACACACTCACGTACCTCGATGGGACAGTCCGGGAGGATTACGATCGATCGTTCCTCGAGTACCAGGAGCAGGTACGAACTACACAGATGACTTCGCTCACAGAGACCATTCAGGCCTGGTCCCGCGCATCCGATCACGTCGTCGCGAGTATGCGGGAGGCGAATCGTGCGACGCTCGCAGCCTTCGGCGTGTCCGACACGTACACTACCGGTCACGGCAACGGGATCGCTGCTGAGACGACCGACACCGCCCCTGCTGGCGAATCGACGACTGCGGAGCCCTCGATTCCGTCGATCGCCCACGAGCGATGGACGACCGACCGGACAGTCGACGAGCAGTCGGCGATCACCGTCGGCGACGCCGTTACGTTCGCGAAGCCGATCGACGAGTCGGACGTCGCCGACTTCGCGTCCGCGAGCGGCGACACGAACCGCCTCCATCTCGACGATTCGTTCGCCGATGAAACCCGGTTCGGCGGCCGAATCGCCCACGGGACGCTCGTTTCGGGACTGATCAGCGCAGCACTCGCCCGAATTCCGGGTGTCACCGTCTATCTCTCGCAGGATCTCGAGTTCGTCCGGCCGGTCACTGTCGGGGACGAACTGACGGCGACCGTGGAAGTCCTCGAGGACCTCGGCGGCGACCGGTACCGCCTCGAGACGATCGTCGAAACGGCGGACGAACTCGTCGTCACCGGCGAAGCAGTCGTCCTCATCGACCCGCTTCCGGAATCGGTCGCGACGAACTGATCCGGGGCGACGTCCGTCGTCGGACGCCGGTCTCGGCGCGGTATCGGACTCGTTCGTACCCGAACCGACACAGCGGGACCGCGGACCGTTCGTCGGACCGATATCGACGGTCTAGACGCCCGGCACGCCGACCGCCTCGAATCCCGTCACGCCGAGGAGCGCGAGAACGTACAGGACGACCAGGACGGAGATCCAGGCGACGATCGTGATCGCAGCGGCGTCGACCCACCCTCCCGGATAGCGAGCGTTGATCACCGTGAGGTACGCGACGAAGACCAGCAGGGGGCCGAGTAGCGGGATCCATCCGAAGAAGAATCCCACGAGCCCCCAGACGATCGCCCCGATCAGTGCGGTAACAATCGCGTACGTGTAATCCTCCGCGTCGACGATCACTTTCGCGCCGGCGTAAATTCCCACCGCGCCGATGAGCAGGCTCACGGCGAAGACGATGGAGCTTTCGAGTAGACTCATACCGCGTAGTTGGCCGTCGATACCGTTAGTTATCTCTCACCTACGCCAATGAGAACCAGCTTTACCGGGCTGTGCGAGGAGTATACGCGGTTTCGGGCTACCGACCCCGTGGTCGAAATCAATCAGGGATTTCGTAACGGTTCCGACCGTTATGACCGATCGGCGAGTGCGCTCGAGACGGTACGGAATCGGTGACACCAGTCGATCTGGACGATCGATCCCTCTGTAGCAGGGGATACGAT
The nucleotide sequence above comes from Halosolutus halophilus. Encoded proteins:
- a CDS encoding MaoC family dehydratase, producing the protein MTSLTETIQAWSRASDHVVASMREANRATLAAFGVSDTYTTGHGNGIAAETTDTAPAGESTTAEPSIPSIAHERWTTDRTVDEQSAITVGDAVTFAKPIDESDVADFASASGDTNRLHLDDSFADETRFGGRIAHGTLVSGLISAALARIPGVTVYLSQDLEFVRPVTVGDELTATVEVLEDLGGDRYRLETIVETADELVVTGEAVVLIDPLPESVATN
- a CDS encoding helix-turn-helix transcriptional regulator, which translates into the protein MTLRTLPSIAFASSIVAEAAGPAQSVAPLQLQWGPHLAALAGIVALAVLGGVLALRNRLEEANSLAKTGDDGASTDEFLTDRERVRQLITENGGRMKQSEIVNAVDWSKAKVSRLLADLEEDGQVTKLRLGRENLVCLSGHEPTASKSPERPQNE